In one Lolium rigidum isolate FL_2022 chromosome 3, APGP_CSIRO_Lrig_0.1, whole genome shotgun sequence genomic region, the following are encoded:
- the LOC124700946 gene encoding transcription factor ICE1-like, whose amino-acid sequence MQSRYNNSLWMQEEAGQEQGLGHQQPAATGMLPMMGHETGPHRDQHLLAMGSVGGGDFRAPAMLDEDWYFDAGAQAGGDAAARGSMAIVPASMGASGSDPGFGAGSQMFPLLNLGGTGPFDISGFGLGRSGNVGGDFAAFLGAGKASNTAPVSLLTHGNTGFLGSFGGFGLAPPQMTEFGGLAGFDLFDTGAGDGSGSSSEAPAAPACLTAPFSGRGNAAVLQPLETFPPVGAQPTLFQKRALRRNAGEEDDEKKRMVVSAGSGLSAGRDTLLDDVDEDVVSIDASGMNYDSEPEDGRGVEESARKESNANSTVTVGGGTAEGKGKRKGMPAKNLMAERRRRKKLNDRLYMLRSVVPKISKMDRASILGDAIEYLKELLQKINDLQNELEASPSTSSLPPTPTSFHPLTPTLPTLPSRVKEELCPSALPSPTGQQPSVEVRLREGRVVNIHMLCARRPGLLLSAMKAIESLGLDVQQAVISCFNGFALDVFKAEQCNDGPGLQPEEIKAVLLQSAGFHPVI is encoded by the exons ATGCAATCGCGGTATAACAATTCGCTCTGGATGCAGGAAGAAGCTGGCCAAGAACAGGGCCTCGGCCACCAGCAACCGGCGGCGACCGGGATGCTGCCGATGATGGGGCACGAGACGGGTCCCCACCGTGACCAGCACCTCCTGGCTATGGGCTCGGTGGGAGGTGGGGATTTCCGCGCTCCGGCGATGCTTGATGAGGACTGGTACTTCGACGCCGGCGCGCAAGCGGGTGGCGACGCCGCCGCGCGCGGGTCCATGGCCATTGTGCCGGCGTCCATGGGAGCATCGGGTTCCGACCCCGGCTTCGGTGCAGGCTCGCAGATGTTCCCGCTCCTCAACCTAGGAGGCACCGGACCGTTCGACATCTCTGGATTCGGCCTTGGCCGCTCCGGAAATGTTGGCGGCGATTTCGCGGCGTTTCTTGGCGCCGGGAAAGCTTCGAACACCGCCCCGGTTTCCCTGCTGACGCATGGGAACACAGGATTCCTTGGCTCCTTCGGTGGCTTCGGCCTCGCACCGCCACAAATGACGGAGTTCGGTGGCCTCGCCGGTTTCGACTTGTTCGACACCGGCGCAGGGGACGGGAGCGGCTCCTCCTCGGAGgcgcctgctgctccggcgtgcTTGACCGCTCCCTTCTCCGGGCGCGGGAACGCGGCTGTTTTGCAGCCGCTGGAGACCTTCCCGCCGGTGGGCGCGCAGCCGACGCTCTTCCAGAAACGCGCGCTCCGGCGTAATGCCggcgaagaggacgacgagaagAAGCGTATGGTGGTGTCGGCCGGGAGTGGCTTGTCCGCTGGGCGTGACACACTACTCGACGACGTCGATGAGGACGTCGTGAGCATTGACGCGTCCGGAATGAATTACGACTCGGAGCCGGAGGACGGGAGGGGCGTCGAGGAGAGCGCCAGGAAGGAATCGAACGCCAACAGCACGGTGACCGTCGGCGGCGGCACGGCGGAAGGGAAGGGGAAGAGGAAGGGAATGCCGGCCAAGAACCTCATGGCGGAGCGCCGTCGTCGCAAGAAGCTCAATGACCGGCTCTACATGCTCCGGTCTGTCGTGCCCAAGATCAGCAAG ATGGACAGGGCTTCGATTCTTGGTGATGCAATCGAGTACCTGAAGGAGCTCCTACAAAAGATCAATGATCTTCAGAATGAGCTAGAGGCATCTCCCTCCACATCCTCACTGCCTCCAACACCCACAAGCTTCCACCCTCTGACTCCTACACTACCCACACTGCCATCCCGTGTGAAGGAAGAGCTTTGCCCGAGTGCACTGCCAAGCCCTACTGGTCAGCAACCAAGT GTTGAGGTTAGGCTTCGTGAAGGTCGTGTCGTCAACATCCACATGTTATGCGCTCGCAGGCCTGGTCTTCTGCTATCTGCCATGAAGGCAATCGAATCCCTCGGTCTGGATGTGCAGCAAGCTGTGATCAGTTGCTTCAATGGCTTTGCCTTGGATGTTTTCAAGGCCGAG